CGTCATGGGGGCGCTGACGGCCTGTTTCGGCGGGGTGGTGCGCGACCTGCTGGCTGGCCAGCCCTCGATCCTGCTGCGGCGCGAGATCACCGTCTCGGCGGCGCTGCTGGCGGCGACGGTTTATGTGGTGCTGCGCGCCGAGGCGCTGGGGATGACGCATCTGTCGCCCTGGCCCGCGGCGATCGTCGCCGCCGTCTGCGGTTTCGGCCTGCGCGCGGGCGCCCTGCAATGGGGCTGGAGCCTGCCGGGCTTTCCGGACCGGCCCCGAAAAGCCGGGTGAGACGCGCGGCGTCATACGGATCGACCGTACGGAAATCGTGATCATTCCGCCGTCGGAACGTCATGGCGGCGTCGTCGAATCGGGCCTAGGGTGTGATCACAGATAAGGAAGGAGATCACGTCTTCAGTCCTGTCGCCTCATACCCCCCTCAGCACAGCGGGAGGGCCTGATGCAGGTCCTGACCCGACCGCCGTCCGGTTTCCCGGCTCTGGTGCTGAACGCCGATTTCCGCCCCCTGTCCTACTACCCTTTGTCGCTGTGGCCTTGGGAAGAGGCGGTGAAGGCCGTCTATCAGGACCGCGTGGACGTGGTCTCCCTCTATGACAAGGTGGTGCGCAGCCCCTCCATGGAGATGCAGCTGCCCAGCGTCATCGCTCTGAAGAGCTATGTCGATCAGGACCGCAGCCCGGCCTTCACCCGCTTCAACGTCTTCCTGCGCGACGGCTTCACCTGCCAGTATTGCAGCCAGACCACCGAGCTGACCTTCGACCATGTCATCCCCCGCTCGCAGGGCGGCCGTACGACCTGGGAGAACATCGTCGCCGCCTGCTCGCCCTGTAATCTGCGCAAGGGCGGCCGCACTCCGCGTCAGGCCCAGATGCCGATCCGCCGCGAGCCGGTGCGACCCAACGCCTGGCAGCTCCAGGACGCCGGCCGCCGCTTCCCGCCCCACTACCTCCACCAGAGCTGGCTCGACTATCTCTACTGGGACATCGAGCTGGAGCCCTAGGCCCAAGGCGCATCCCCGTGGCCGTAGGCGGAAGTTCTATTGTCCGTTGACGAGGAAGAACACTGCGCCGAACAGGCCGATGACGGCCGCCGCGACGGTCGCCCTGGACTTCAGCGCCTCTCCAAAGATCGCGAGGGTGATGAGCTGCGAGATCGTATTGACCGCGAAAAAGCCCGTCACGCTCGGGTGGTGGAGCAGGAAATACGCGCTTGCCAGAGAGCAGCAGGAGTCGATGGCCACCTTCAACGCCAGTGTCCAATGCCGCTTTTGGGAATTGATCTCACTGGTGGCCACGGGCTGGGCCGCCAAGGCTGAAACCCATGCAATGAAGACCATGAAATAGATGATGAATTTGGGGGCGTGGGCGCTAATGGCGACTGCGGCGGACAGGGTGACCGCCGAGGTGATCGTGGGGAGGGGGATCAGGGAGCTCATCTTCCTGCCGACCCCCGACCAGCGGTAGTTCACCAGAATTACCGAGTTGATCAGCAAGCCAATGATGGCGTTTCCAATACGAGAAGCAATGAAGATAAACGTCGCCGTTCCGGTGACCAGATGGGACATGGCCGTAATATAGATCGTCGGAATAACGGTGCTGGAAAAGACTCCGGTCAGCAAAACCAGAGTGTGAATAATGGCTGCTTTGTATCGACTTATACTGAATTCGATTTTTCCGCGGGTCTCGGGGGCCACGTATCGCCAGTAAAGAACGGCTGCCGTGACGATCGTGGTGACGCACCAGATTACCGCAGGCGCGATGGGCAGTATGGGCCTGGCGACAGGCACAAGGGAGACCACGAGGACTGATACAATGAGGACCGCGTTGGAGGGCAGCGTGGCTGTCGCGAGAAAGATCGGCTGTCCGGCCAAGGCGCTTCGAACGGCATAGACCCCGATGGACGAGAGCGCCGCCCCCCCCAAACCGAAGGCGGCGAATATGGTGGCGACAGTGGCGGGGGCGAGTTCCGGCGGTCCCCCATGGTCGACGTATATCCAGTAGGAACCGATCGAAAAAACGATCTGGAACAATGATGTGGCTACGGCGATTGGACGCCACAGGTTCAGGTTAGGCCGACCCAAGGCGAGAGGGTAGATGACGCCCAGGACCACGCCCGTGAACGCTCCGTTGCCTGCCTGAAGGGCGACGATATAGATGTCCGAAATTCCAAGACCCAGAAGGGTCAGCGCCAGCAAGGACAGCGCGGTGAAGCCCTGCGACGCGACGGTCGCGATGACCACCGGGCCGTATTTGGCGACCCTCGGCTTAAGTCGGTCGACCAGATTGCTCACGTATCGACGCGAGAAATACAGCAGCGGGTGGGACCTTCAGCGGCCTGCCCGGCCCGATTTCCAATGGCGACGCGTGTGAGAGCCCCAGAAAAGACGGGGCGCCTTGAGCAACTCACGAGGGTATTCTTCCGCTGGAGCAAGCAAGTCGCGTGTGGGAACAGGCTTTCCATGACGGGCCGATCTGAGAGTCTGCGTTGTGTCTTGGCATTTGGCCCGTTGCGCCACAAGGCAAACTGTAGGCGTTATGGCGAAGGTTATAAAACGAAGACGTCGCGACAGGCGGCGCACCTCAAAACGCACTGCCTAGCTGATGGTGCGGCGCGTCGTTTCGACGGTCTTGCCCATGGTCCGCGTCTGGAGCAGCTGGCGGGTGTCGCCCTCCAGCCGCAGGCCCGTCAGCACCCCGGTCGCATAGGCGCCGGTGTCGATGCCGATCCGGCGGCTGTCCGCGTGAACCGCCTCTTCCGGCGTATGGCCGTGCACGACCACCTTCTCGAACGGCGTGCGCCCGCCCAGGAAGTCGCCGCGGATCCACATCAGATCCTGTTCGGACTGTTC
The genomic region above belongs to Brevundimonas goettingensis and contains:
- a CDS encoding HNH endonuclease, translated to MQVLTRPPSGFPALVLNADFRPLSYYPLSLWPWEEAVKAVYQDRVDVVSLYDKVVRSPSMEMQLPSVIALKSYVDQDRSPAFTRFNVFLRDGFTCQYCSQTTELTFDHVIPRSQGGRTTWENIVAACSPCNLRKGGRTPRQAQMPIRREPVRPNAWQLQDAGRRFPPHYLHQSWLDYLYWDIELEP